The Leptidea sinapis chromosome Z, ilLepSina1.1, whole genome shotgun sequence genomic sequence GCGATCTAGAACAGGAAACAATTTTTAGCTTTGATCACGGGTTACGTACTCATGTGATGTATGAACAACGAAGACATGAAGTGAAATTTGTATTCAAGAGTAAACTCGCAAACATATAAGACTTTCTttatttatccaaatgttttgagcctTCTTTAGTGGTAATTAGAGACTCTCGTGCCACAGTTTGGCGAGTCACCAtctcttgaggatgcctcgtgtagaggcgaagcacgtgtcgaattgtttaaggacgagtattggcggaattaacactaaagaaggctcaaaacatttggatagtaatggatttccgcaaagtaacgcctacttcaataaattttctttatttaataaatacgtaCTCTATATATGTGAAACAAATTGACCGAATCGACACTCtcctaaacaattttttttaatataaacaaaatattcataattcttataatattaatgttattttctatcttttctttttattgaaCGGCTTGACTTATCTTGAAAGAAATtggtatattaattatacatgTTAATGAAGAAATAACAGAGTGATACATTATAGTAAAaaagttatgttatttttaaagaaccCGTTCTCTGTAGTCTCTATTCTACAAATCACTTTTAACAATTTAACTTTGATGTATTAACTTTATTGTttacgttatttttttatatactattataataatttatataactgtGTACGTTATTTATGTAAAgttatctaatataaatattaggttagtagattaaaaatattaaagaaattatttatttatcgtcaTAATAATATTCTCAGATAAAACCTGCGCAAATAATGAGGTCGTTAAAACTATAagaattttttgtttgtaacgAATTAAtagaaaacatatttattaaaatagacTTTTCTACACAACTATTATAATAGATGTATTATAATAGTTGTGTAGAAAAGTATTAGATTCTACAACTTATGCTCTTTCTGTATTTTTTGGTCAAATTTGTGATATAATTCCTTTTACGAATCACTCACACCAATTCTATGATTATTATGTATGTCTGTATGTTCTTACTAAAGAACATATAAATGCAAATGTTCGTACACCTTTGGACATaagaataaatgaaaattaatattttcttacgGATTGTGTTAGTAGCTATAATCATTTGTTTTCATTACTTTTCGTAGTTTTCctactattttattatgaaattatttcagaGTATCTGACATGGTGGTAAACtatgaactcctccgaaactgcttcaccgattctcatgaaattttgagtgcatattgggtaggtctgagaatcggacaacatctattttgcatccccctaaatgttaagggtggtccacacgatttttttttacatttttaaatttgtttgattatgagtcagcattaaaaaatacaaacaacttcaaattttcacccatctacgatcaacagttagttttgtatcgcgattttaatatcggcaatgcaacgtttgctgggtctgctagtattattatgatattttaactCGTACTAAGTCGCCAAAAGAAAATAGTACGTATATATAATCAAGTATCTTTTGCTTAATCAAATTAAGGTATTTTTACTAAAAGCATTGATAATGACATGGTACTTATACCACATTACCAAACGTTAAAGTTGTTGTATGTACCGGCTAATCTGCAAAACGGCTATTGAGACTATTACAAAGTAAGCCTAAGTTACTGGACCAAAATAGTGATTAGGGTTccgtgaaaataaaataaaattttaagaaaaccaAACACCGACTCTATAGTCGGATTGTCACGTGAAATACGGAAATCTAAGTGGTCTGTGTCACCTCACCAACAGGTGACCACAACtcgttataaaatataagataGAGATGATTTTGAGAAATTATGTTTTCTCGATAACAGCGCATATTTTCAGGGacatgaattattatttaaattcactGTTTACGGTTTGCATTACCCATACTTAATCAAACGTGTGATTCAGTTTACACAGGTGgtgttaaatgtttttaacattAGTTAATTTCTGTTATACGCCTAATTTACAGTTGCATCATCGTATTTACTAAACGGAATGACTAAAATGCGAATCGATTTCGTTAGTATACAACCCGATTGTtggtattaaaaacaaaatacataatattttgcaattgtTTCTAATTGCTAATTATTTATCTTTACCAAAGACAGTAAAGGTTTTTTCTTCTTAAACTATTCTAGTTTTTATAATGCTGTCATATTTCAAGATTTAATATGATACgtgaaactttattttattaatgattatattaACATCGTTAATGCCATATTTCAATCAGTATTCATTAATTGGTTTTACTTTTATCCGCCAATTGAAATGAATGAAAGATCACGCGATGTGCCATGTCTCGTATAAAAATgcgttaaaaattaaaattttccatTGTTACGAAATGTAATTTTATGCTCTGTTGTTGATTGTCGGTTGCATATTTATAACTCTTTACAATTCAATAACTGGGCGTGTTTAAGTTTTGTTATTACATCAATTAAATAAGATCCATTGATTGTATTGGAATAAATCAAAAATCCTTGACCGgataatgtttaattattattcagcCTACTTCTTTAAGCTTTAcgttaagaaaaaataatccTTGCTTGGTAAGACATTTGTTCGGAGCCATATATGGATAGAAGTTTGCGCCATAAAAGTAAACAAGTTTTAATGCATGAATTCGCATTGCAACCTTAATGTAGGGACGAGTGAACTCACACGGCGATAATACCAGCCGGTTCGCCATTTAAGAATCGAAGTTGCATAAAACACGGCATCGGGGTCGTATAGTATAGTCGGCGGGCAGCGCAGTCGCAACTTCTTTATTCCGCTGTGTGAGTTTACCGCTTCCCTGTGATCTCCGAGTCGTGACCACAATGATGCAATTCGCAAGTTATTAATTACACCAAACCCCAAGCGGACAGTGAGATCATTCCCCGAAATGTAACAAGAAATCAAGTGTGAAAAATGTCCAAGGAGATCGCATTCCACGGGCGGGCGGGCGCGAGAGTCGCCCACGCACTCCCCAGAATAGACGCAGTGTCCGCTCGAGACGAAAAAGATAGCGCCGTCCGGCTACCGGCTGCTCTACGGAGTACGTCCCACTAATGTAACCCAAGACAGTCGCCACCTAGCTAGCGGCGCTGTCCGATATCGCTTATCTCTAAGAATATTATTGTCAGGTAATAAAATCGCGATGGCATGGCATGTGTTAATGTTAAGCTGAAGTGTGAGTGCTAGGCGGTTGGTATGAGTGAGCTGACCGACCTTGCTGCGAGAGCGTTTGGTGTGTGTAATGGTGCTCGGTTCTCTGCATCCGTTCCTGCTGCTGCACCACCTGCTCCCGGCGCTCAGTGCGCTGCTCCGACCACCTCGACTGCTTCTCCATCTTGCCGCAACAGCAGCACAACGCACGAAAAAACTCACACTCGACGCTAAGTCCTTAATCGAAAGCTTTCGCTATGTAGCTCTCCAAACGTGAAATAAATACGCCACTGCGATAAACTTAAAGTCCACGGGTTCATTTAGCAGAAGTCAAGTCATTATAACCCAGTCCAACAACCAAGACGTCGGTCGATTGCGAATAGTTAGCGGATAGTGCGCGAGGGACAAGTGTGCGCGAGCGCTGGGAGTGAGCGCGGCTCGAGGAGGGGGGCGTTGCGACCGAAATACGACGGTTATTTCGAGACGAGCACTCCCGCGTGCCTCCGCCCTCCTTAGAGTCTGCGCCAACCAACCCCAACGTCATCGTCGGACCTCTTGCGGCCTGCGCTCTCCCGAAATCTCCGCGATGAACTCGAAGCAATCAAACAGTTCATTAGCTCGACTAATACACAAGGTTAATTAAACAATGTTTCCGTTTGTAAACAGCGCcgtttgttttctttttcataGCTGAGAATAACGCCGCTATGATAATAGATACAAATTAAAATCTTACGCATGAATTAcacatgttttaatattaatttgtgctatgtaatttctaaaaaaaagtagtgccgtttgaaaaattttcaaaattttttaagttaatcGGCGCTTACCGTGGGATTAGATCCCATATATGGAAATTAAGATTAATCTATATCAAACAATGTATATCGACGAACGAATCGATTTCTCATCACTTTCTATAGATGATTCTGTAATAGCCGATTGGCCGACCGCTATTCAGAGCGACTGCTTGTTTATAAGTAGGATGTTCGTTCGATCCCCGAAAGGGGATCACTACActgatatttttatgtagagCGAGGATAGGTTTTTAATGGAGAGTGAAATTAATGCAGGGtagaaaacaataaaacaccAATTTCATCATTTTCGCCCTTGTCAAATGTGGTCGGATTTGTGAGATCTCAAGCCCTGGtcttgtaattaattctagtaggcttcataagatacattatagGTTTTAGGTTATATgtataaactttaataataaaatcccagccactgttcaagcattatctataagtaaatttaaatgttttattaagaaatggctctgtcgtaaaacCTAGTAGGAtttctccacagctgaatataaaagctaagtgatcggacagcctgggactagattatgattattttatagcaatagcaatgaagtacaatattgtaaaatttaatcaaaatcaattaattatagCGAGAACCAGCTACCTTAATTAATATGTctatattaatactaatattattatattttaaaattaaattcaatgtaAAAGCAACTGCAGTCTTCTTAGTTAAATAGATCTTCGTTAGTTAAATGAATATCTGAGTTTTAAATTACTAACTACTAACATTCGATCAAAAAAGCTGCTTTAAATGATTGATTGCAATTTCctagaaatttaaatttatttatacatttacccccttattcacaaTAGTCTACTAACataagcattgctaattctcactctgtcttattctattgacctaagtcagaatgagaaaaaacactccttagcggctgtttaaagttagcagacCATTGGGTTACAATCTACacatataataaaagtattttgaaaaaaaaactctaaaacACGCTGTGGTTGAAAGAtattggttgaaatttaaaaggaaCATCAATTGCtgccttatttataataaatgaagaaattatataaattaacaaaaatattattttgcacgttgaaaaatggaataatttgatcaaattaatgtattgtcatcggtcctcgataaatccaCAAAGTTAGAACGACATCTGGCCATTTAAAAAATGAGCGCAAAAAATgggtcggttacaaacagataAACATACAGGTGAgactaataaaaagcgtgtaaaaagatTGACCTGTAAGATcactttcgcactacgtctgagtccgatccgtacccgtgaaaatacaggTCTAGAAATCTCGGTCCAAATTCGGATATTGCTTACGCACTAGTCCGATCTCTGATCCATTTCCAAGCAATTCAGGGACAACTTTTTGGCATACGGCATTTTACGCGAAACCACACCAGAGCATTCACGTCGTTTATTGTGAATCCTTTCAATCCACCTCAACTCCGTAAATAATTCTGGATGTACTCTCTCTGGGTGGTCCGAGGTTTAAAAGGAGCTTTTCACCACTATAGAATAGTATTTTTTACAATCACCGACAggcaattttataattactacgGAATGAGTGTGTCCACTttcgattttattttacatcatataaaagataaaattttgCGAGAAGACACAAAACTTAGGCAATGTAAGCAAAACTTAGTTCTTAAtcagacaatatttattattgtttacttataagTACGAAGGTTAACATTCCTGTAattcggattcggatcggacgcaTTGCACGAGcgttcatacaaataatactatgactacttCGGTCCGTCAATAATCTTCCCCGGAACAGGAGGtctattacgaaaatcgaaatacgtagtttcggtccgaaacgaaagaacgccGAACTtcgatttaaatcctattaccaaagtacttcggatccgaatagtgcggacgtaattcgtttcggaaccatagacataaaaaaattacagaaaGATGATATTaatgtacatacttatattaccgATAAATCGTGTGAAAAccgaaaacaaattaaaaaaaataaaaataagtttttcgtTATGTTAACATGTATTTAAATAGTGGAATTGCCTTATAttacgtttaaattatctatttaagaaaaaatctaTTTTCCTGCAAGAAAAtatgctatttttattaaatttgacatTACatgtcattatattttaatttaatctgtGGTAGTGTCGCGgttatttggtttaaaatttttcagtagtaatataaaagttttaagcaagtaagttttatttaattattaatattaaactaaaaatatctacttataGATcttagaaacataatttttaaactattttttacagtttaaataaaatgtctGCCACGGGTACTCAAATCGAAACCCTTATGGATTTCATGATGAAAAATCCAGATTTAGCCCGTAGCCTTATACATAGCGTAGAGGGTCGTGTTCAATCAAAAAGATTGTGGGATAATATCACAAGCCATTTAAATAGCCTTGGAGGTGCTGTAAAAACTGTGCAGCAGTGGAAGAAGGTAATAAacgatttaaaatattaagttaaattaactTATAATCACTAACAATATGTGTAACTGTTTTAATTTATGAACATTTCGCTTTTATTTACTCATTATATTAGCATTTGCATGATTATTGCATGTTCGTGCTAAGGTGTGGGCTGATAAAAAATACTTGGCCAAAAAAGCCAATGCAGCAGCGCTTCGATCTGCCACTGGCACTGGTGGTGGGCCACCAACAGCTGGCATATTATCCCAGAACGATTTAAAGGTCATCGCTGTAATGGGACATGGTTTTGGTGAGCCAAATATACCAGGTTGCAATGTGCCAGCTTTTCCTGAGGTAATGCTTGTTATTTATGATTTGCACagatatatactatattatgtttatatacctatatatttgctAATAACTCCCTCCTCTTTAAGCAGTACATGGAAACAACCATTGGGCTCAAAGTATGTGTTACTAACCATACTAACATAGTATAAAAAATGAGTAATTAATAtactaagaaatataatatacataccaACCTACTTATATCTGAGATAAAggattatcaatattatatgttttataagtGTTATTCATATGGTTATTTGTGTATGACTATTTATGATATAATGCTTAatcaattgtatatttttcatttccacTTGCAGCCTTTAGAACAGCCTACACCAATGACAATTACTGAAACCATATCAAACACCTCTACTAACAAAAAGACCCTTGAAGCTACTCCTGATATTGATTCAGAAGTACACAATATTCAAGGTAATAAAAAGGTATAGACAAAAAAACAAGCACTATTAATATGtagttaagttatttattttctaccaAAATTTTACAGCATCAAGGCGGCCACGCAGACGGGTACGTGTGTCACAGCCCGACATAAAGCAACAAATCCTTCGCCTTGAAGTAGATAAAAGGGATATCCTAGCAGGCATCCTGGAGGAATTAAAagaattgaataataatttgaaatatatatttgaaaaactttggtcccttttttatttaaatatatatatgtacaaaaaCCTCTGTCTTTATCTgcaacaaaagaaataatattatttgtatttacatgattaaacacaaatttttatgatttcttAGAATACAATTCGTTGAATATTGGCCAGAGTAGTCTTCATCTCAACTTCTTATATTATCACTTACAGGCAGATTGCAATTATAGTTAAATCTAGTGGAAAACTACTTGATTACCTTAAATTTCTGTTGAGTAATTGTATTAGCTCATTTCGTGTGCGCTGCCCCTGCTCTAATGGTGGCCCAGTAACATGTTGATTCACCCTTCTTTGCCTTTCCGCTTCTACATGAAGTTCGTCCTGTGTTAATTCTACAGGATCTAACCCCGACTGAACACACATGTTATGTAAAACACAACATGCGATTGTTATCTTTGCGGCCATTTCTGGCTTGTAATGGAGTTGCCGCGCTGCCAAAAGACATCTCCATCGACCTTTTAGTTGCCCaagtatttgatatttatttgtacccaaaaataaaggaaaaactaagaggtatgtaaattaaaatgtttataatataaaaaaataacataacagtGGCAGTTAGACAATACCTACCAATATATTAATCTTTTACAATTAGGATTTAACTAACGAGTTCCTATATatccaatataataatataacttaccTTGATTGAGGGATCAATCCCTCTCGTATTTTTATTAGGAGGCATTAGTGGTATGATCTCTTCACACAGTTTTTCATATAAACTACGATTAAGgcgataatttaaaacaaattgccCATCgggaatttgtttattaaataaatattgccgAAGACGACGTCGCTCTCTTGCTCTTTCAAGGTTTTCTTCGTTTAAAAAGACCTCTTCGTATATTAATAAACGTGCcattttatagtaaaataaatatattttatctaaaacgAAACCTATATGTCTGTCGTAAAAAGTGACGTTGTTGTTACGATCATAACAATGTCCAACAACGAAAACGTAAATGttaagtgaatttgggaataaggtaaacgaaagacaaaatgtctaatcacGAACTTCGTTTCGATCATCGGattcgaaacactttcgtaacaggaaaatgtacgatccgtcaaccgaaacttcgtatttcgattttcgtaatagggctccagagattaacggttgacggaaagaaatcggttggcgccattcgaaagcTTGACCAAACTTATATTTTGAATACGATTCAGATCGGTGgattttaaaaaatctcaaaaaaacttttttcatgtgtgttttttttggaatatttttaaacggctttaccgatcgattccAAATGAATCGGCTCTTAGCATCAAAAAACCACGTCGATCGCCATCAAGCCGGTCACAATCGGTTGATTAGTTCGTGAGTTATCTttgacgaaagaaaaccgaaaaGAGTTTTTTTTCGGAATTACTTCGAAATACCGAGTTCGATCAATTGTAACTCAAAGATTTTTTATGAGACTAAAAAAACTACGTCGAATGTCCCAACCTTGTGAAAATCGATTCATTCATTCAAGagttattgccgtttgaaaattaaaaatagtgttttattaaacttttatcaggCATGTATTTCagaaagttttttaaaattactctGAAATTAAATATCTGATGAAATGCGTGTTCttagtttttttatagaatataaaAATCCTGTGTCGTTGCCACTTTGGTCGGAatcgataaaattattcaagagatatcaaaaaataataaaataaagctttgTTAAATATTACCAAATGTAGTAAAATCTGTGAATTAATtcgcaaaatatataatttagtaaactgtaatataaaaacttttacaaaaaaacttccaacttcctgctgagaaaattgaaaattaatgaaaattatcGATTTTACGCCGTCTTTAAAAAATCGTGTTGTCATCAGATATCGAAGTTTTAAGTACCTAGGAGGCGTTCCTGACGATTTTTAAGATGGTGTCTGTATGTCtgactgtgtgtgtgtgttgccattcgaaagggcttgaccaaactgtgatttttaatacaatttggaaTTGTAGACTTTGAGAAATCACTTTTCTAAATGTGcttttttggaataaatttttGGTTTTAATACGGCTTTATCGATGGACTGAAAACTGAGTGAAAATCGGTTTATTTATATCCTTTAGATTTTCATAAATTATCGCAAACTTTTTAGCCTGACCGAaggaagtccagagaagattTAAAAGAAATTGGGTTGAATTTAAAgggtttgaataaatatgaatatgttcggaatttaaaataacaacaattttgtttttcctttgatgtgccccCGTCTTGTTGattgaaagaatattttaaaatgaataactaattagaatctttgtatctgtctaactttctcaagatttaaaaaaacgaacttaattttagctacctatagttgatagattaactacagttgatgatgatactaagatggcaatacaacgtttgctgggtcaactagttcaaaataaaaaaaaatcaatcagaTTACACccgaaatatgtcattttttcgtacagctcattcggaaggcagatttccttagagaagaacgaggaaaaatattataaggttgctcttaaaaatacaagagttattgaatgcataaatatctatacaaataaaatttgaaaaacaaaattttacgaacgatgcggtactcgaacccgacCTCatgcgttccgtgccagtgctctgagctaaccgtttgagtgacgtatcgtcataaaatcttgtatgctttgttcaactctcaggttgtggcttcatctacaggatctactttaccttctcaaccccaatatttgcatattaggaaattgacttgagatgtcgctcttgtaaatctaaacaatgcgttatgttttttatgtgataaccctcaattctaggattaatacacaaataaaaaatgaaaaacattttttttatgaacgatgctggactcgaacccacaacctctggcgttccgtgccagtgctctaaccaactgagcttaccgtttgagtgacgtatcgtcataaaatcttgtatgcttttttcaattcttaggttgtggcttcatctacaggatctacgttACAGTAGATGCACAAATCCGCACATAgcgtcaaataaataaaggcattatgcgagccttttattagctattatataaaaaaataactttaattaaaaaaagtaaaataaaagaaatataaaacatgAAACGGACTTCCCGGTAACGGGACCATCCAGACGAATGGACCAgctatcgcctccctcgaccatttTTTAGGGAAGGGCACGACCCGCATCACGTCGctgccacaagcagtggcatttaagcgagcatgccTGACATGAGAACTCTACGTTCatctacacattttttttaatgtaagggacgagacgtgcaggacgttcaactgatggtaattgatacaccctgctcattacaatacagtgcccctcaggattcttgaaaaacacgaaatctctgagcggcactacaattgcgctcgtcaccttgagacaatattattaagatgttaagtatcatttgcccagtaatttcactagctacggcgccctttagaccgaaacacaataatgcttgcacattattgcttcacggcaaaaataggcgccgttttcgtacccataatctagctggcatcctgtgaaaaggagcctcccactattaGATTTTATGCAATAGGTACTCACTAAATGCTATTACTTgcaatttgaccattttgtttaaatttacataatataacccataattattaatttttttttattgaataggaggactaTGGAgcgacctggtgttaagtgatcatcgccgcccacattctcttgcaataccagaggaatcacaagagcgttgccggcctttaaggaaggtgtacgcgctttttcgaaggtacccatgtcgtatcgtcccggaaacaccgcacaaggaagctcattccacagctttgtagtacgtggaagaaagctccttgaaaaccgcactgtggaggaccgccacacatccagatggtggggatcatatcctaacttttggcgtgtcgtgcgaaggtggaattcggcggcaggaatcaggttaaacagctcttcggaacactccccgtgataaatgcgtaataagtatttatattaagacTTATTTAAAGCTCAAATTATTTAGGGCATTCATACACAGGCTTTCTTATCTATTctatctatttaatttatttaactataaatacatttatccATCTGAGACAGATATATTATAACaagcccagcagctcagtcccaaggtTGGTGGGTTCTCCATGTCAACAGGGACCTTATTGTGAAACCGTATAGACCTCTAAATGAATTTATGACTTTTTGAAGTCCACTTAACATGACGAGCAAGCTTCTCTACTATCTATCTCTCGAATCTCTActatctttaatttttttttcataaacaagcttttcatatatgtattgcgGAGTAAAAGTCtgaaaaaagtgtaaacatCGGCAGCATGTCGCAAAAGTAAAATGCCATtatgtcatcagactatgaaaatagctgaagtGGACTAGCCTCGCTAAATCCCTAGTTtccgaatttttttaactgcgtTTGCTGCGGAGCTGAGCTTTTTCGCCAAACAAACACAGAATAAGGATATCTCCGTATCGTTCAAGCGCTCAGACGTTTTTATTTACAGCACCACTTCACTCTGTCATAAGGCGTtttatggatatatatatatatatatatatatatatacgattatatttatttgtatattcgACGAGTATAGGTCTGCTTTGACAATAtcatactaaaaatataaagcaCAATTGATAGATCTCAACAAGagacaatttatatataaataccatTGCTTCACCAAATCAAAACATATTCTAGAAGGAAATAGTGTGACGCTACGAAAATACTCTAAAATGTACTTTTTCTTACACTGggctaaataatttacaatattcgATAGATTATTTCAAGTGGTATTATTAAGCTATGGACGCGTATGATAGATGTAAGCCGCAATACGAAAGTATATCCCCTAATGCTTTTCTGCATTGCCTTCTACCAAacctttacaatattatgaataatatccTATTCAATGCTCATACATAAGTGACTTGTACGTGTCTGTGTCGGCCTCCCgtttagttataaatataccAATGCGCTGTTAgcaaaaacaaacattattcGCATAATTGCATTTGTTATTCAATTTTAGACAATCGTCACTTCGCGAGTCTGCATTGAATCACTGTCGCTTATATTCTCTGAAGTAAACGAGGGATTGGTCATCCTGTGACGCATTTTGTGTTATATTTAGCCAATCTTAATAACAAGCTGCATTGCAATTCGAGATGAAATCTTCAAGCTTCAACAGTAGCACTTAGCGATATACTAACGTTTTTATGGCGCCAAAACAGTAAACGAGCTTGGAATACCAAACGGACACCAATTAAAATTTCATCCACATTAGCACCTGAAATGCTGCCAAGAGATTTTTGTCTTACATGacgtgtataaaaatattttatggtatatagatttattatttaggcagtaaaacaatttcttttttcTGGATAGCCAAAGTAATCAAAgatatgtttgttgcatcactttacatatctattatattataattgaaatgatttgtaaaacgatgaaaatgtaaataaactaaataaaggAGTAGCAATgaatttcttgctacttcttctcattagctcaacccttt encodes the following:
- the LOC126978865 gene encoding uncharacterized protein LOC126978865; its protein translation is MSATGTQIETLMDFMMKNPDLARSLIHSVEGRVQSKRLWDNITSHLNSLGGAVKTVQQWKKVWADKKYLAKKANAAALRSATGTGGGPPTAGILSQNDLKVIAVMGHGFGEPNIPGCNVPAFPEPLEQPTPMTITETISNTSTNKKTLEATPDIDSEVHNIQASRRPRRRVRVSQPDIKQQILRLEVDKRDILAGILEELKELNNNLKYIFEKLWSLFYLNIYMYKNLCLYLQQKK